The following are encoded in a window of Scophthalmus maximus strain ysfricsl-2021 chromosome 2, ASM2237912v1, whole genome shotgun sequence genomic DNA:
- the LOC118301031 gene encoding solute carrier family 22 member 4 isoform X5, whose translation MKDYATSVAFLGQWGRFQKVVFFLLCSTIVPNGFGAFTLIFLTDVPSHRCLVPDVGVNLTEEWRRSIIPVQVVNGKEELSRCTRYRLDVVRNLSAQGYSPGRDVNLTDLEQEGCVDGWSYSTDVYQSTVVSEFDLVCGDEWKQPLTASVFFVGSLCGSFFSGQLSDRFGRKPVLFATIAVQAIFTFVQVFSVSWIMFLILLFFNGLGQIANFVAALVLGAEILIGNVRVLYSSLGTCLGFAVGYMILPVFAYFVRDWRFLLLASSLPCLVYLPLWWFIPESPRWLLCQGRVEEAEAIVRKAAKWNKCQAPSVIFEDHSEHSDRDSGDHFESGNLHYTISVEVE comes from the exons ATGAAGGACTACGCCACCAGCGTGGCTTTCCTGGGACAATGGGGGCGATTCCAGAAGGTGGTGttcttcctgctctgctccACCATCGTCCCCAACGGATTCGGTGCCTTCACGCTCATCTTCCTGACGGACGTGCCGAGTCATCGCTGCCTGGTTCCCGACGTCGGCGTCAACCTCACCGAAGAATGGCGCAGGTCCATCATCCCGGTGCAG GTGGTGAACGGGAAAGAGGAGCTGAGCAGATGCACCAGGTACAGGCTGGACGTGGTCAGAAATCTCTCTGCTCAGGGATACAGTCCTGGCCGGGACGTCAACCTCACTGACCTGGAGCAGGAGGGCTGTGTGGACGGATGGAGCTACAGCACGGACGTCTACCAGTCCACTGTCGTCTCTGAG TTTGACCTGGTGTGCGGTGACGAGTGGAAGCAGCCTTTAACCGCCTCAGTTTTCTTCGTGGGAAGTCTGTGTGGATCCTTCTTCTCTGGACAGCTCTCAGACAG ATTTGGAAGGAAACCTGTTCTTTTTGCAACTATAGCAGTTCAGGCGATTTTTACGTTCGTTCAAGTCTTCTCTGTGTCATGGATTAtgttcctcatcctccttttctTCAATGGTTTGGGGCAGATTGCCAACTTTGTAGCTGCTCTAGTGCTGG GAGCTGAGATCTTAATTGGCAACGTGCGAGTTCTTTACTCCTCTTTAGGCACATGTTTAGGCTTTGCTGTGGGCTATATGATACTGCCCGTCTTCGCTTACTTTGTAAGGGACTGGAGATTTCTCCTGTTGGCTTCATCTCTGCCTTGCCTGGTCTACCTCCCCCTCTGGTG GTTCATCCCAGAGTCTCCTCGGTGGCTGCTCTGTCAGGGaagggtggaggaggcagaggccaTAGTGAGAAAAGCTGCTAAATGGAACAAATGTCAGGCTCCAAGCGTCATCTTTGAAGATCACAGT GAACACAGCGACAGGGACAGTGGGGACCATTTCGAGAGTGGGAACCTGCATTACACCATTTCTGTTGAAGTTGA ataa
- the LOC118301614 gene encoding LOW QUALITY PROTEIN: sodium-dependent phosphate transport protein 2A-like (The sequence of the model RefSeq protein was modified relative to this genomic sequence to represent the inferred CDS: deleted 1 base in 1 codon) — protein MFRNEAKEGLKEGTRKSPLTENIFPLLFLLLYCFVCTLDILSSAFQLAGGKVAGDIFQENAILSNPVAGLVVGILVTVLVQSSSSSTSIIVSLVSSGLLNVQSAIPIIMGSNIGTSVTNTIVVLMQAVEREEFERAFAGANVHDCFHWLSVLVLLPLEAVIGLLRHLSQALVD, from the exons ATGTTTAGAAATGAAGCCAAAGagggactgaaggaaggaaCGAGGAAGAGTCCACTGACTGAAAATATTT TCCCGCTCCTCTTTCTGCTCCTGTACTGCTTCGTGTGCACCCTTGACATTTTGAGCTCTGCCTTTCAACTAGCTGGAG GTAAGGTAGCAGGGGATATCTTCCAGGAAAATGCCATCCTGTCTAACCCAGTGGCAGGGCTTGTGGTGGGGATACTGGTGACAGTGCTGGTCCAGAGCTCCTCCAGCTCTACGTCCATCATAGTCAGCCTTGTCTCTTCGGGTT TGCTCAATGTTCAGTCAGCCATTCCAATCATCATGGGCTCCAACATTGGAACATCAGTCACCAATACCATTGTTGTTCTAATGCaggcagtggagagagaggagtttgaaag GGCCTTTGCTGGAGCTAACGTCCATGACTGT TTTCACTGGTTGTCAGTTTTGGTGCTTCTCCCTCTTGAAGCTGTGATTGGCCTCCTGAGACATTTGTCACAGGCCTTAGTCGACtag
- the LOC118301031 gene encoding solute carrier family 22 member 5 isoform X4, with amino-acid sequence MKDYATSVAFLGQWGRFQKVVFFLLCSTIVPNGFGAFTLIFLTDVPSHRCLVPDVGVNLTEEWRRSIIPVQVVNGKEELSRCTRYRLDVVRNLSAQGYSPGRDVNLTDLEQEGCVDGWSYSTDVYQSTVVSEFDLVCGDEWKQPLTASVFFVGSLCGSFFSGQLSDRFGRKPVLFATIAVQAIFTFVQVFSVSWIMFLILLFFNGLGQIANFVAALVLGAEILIGNVRVLYSSLGTCLGFAVGYMILPVFAYFVRDWRFLLLASSLPCLVYLPLWWFIPESPRWLLCQGRVEEAEAIVRKAAKWNKCQAPSVIFEDHSLYKEKAASVEKHNFLDLLRKSSIRITTLLLCLVSFTVTTGYFGLSFSTAQLHANPYISCFISAAIEVPGNISSWLALLYFPRRHSVIGVLLLAAAPLFLVQLVPQRTQRQGQWGPFREWEPALHHFC; translated from the exons ATGAAGGACTACGCCACCAGCGTGGCTTTCCTGGGACAATGGGGGCGATTCCAGAAGGTGGTGttcttcctgctctgctccACCATCGTCCCCAACGGATTCGGTGCCTTCACGCTCATCTTCCTGACGGACGTGCCGAGTCATCGCTGCCTGGTTCCCGACGTCGGCGTCAACCTCACCGAAGAATGGCGCAGGTCCATCATCCCGGTGCAG GTGGTGAACGGGAAAGAGGAGCTGAGCAGATGCACCAGGTACAGGCTGGACGTGGTCAGAAATCTCTCTGCTCAGGGATACAGTCCTGGCCGGGACGTCAACCTCACTGACCTGGAGCAGGAGGGCTGTGTGGACGGATGGAGCTACAGCACGGACGTCTACCAGTCCACTGTCGTCTCTGAG TTTGACCTGGTGTGCGGTGACGAGTGGAAGCAGCCTTTAACCGCCTCAGTTTTCTTCGTGGGAAGTCTGTGTGGATCCTTCTTCTCTGGACAGCTCTCAGACAG ATTTGGAAGGAAACCTGTTCTTTTTGCAACTATAGCAGTTCAGGCGATTTTTACGTTCGTTCAAGTCTTCTCTGTGTCATGGATTAtgttcctcatcctccttttctTCAATGGTTTGGGGCAGATTGCCAACTTTGTAGCTGCTCTAGTGCTGG GAGCTGAGATCTTAATTGGCAACGTGCGAGTTCTTTACTCCTCTTTAGGCACATGTTTAGGCTTTGCTGTGGGCTATATGATACTGCCCGTCTTCGCTTACTTTGTAAGGGACTGGAGATTTCTCCTGTTGGCTTCATCTCTGCCTTGCCTGGTCTACCTCCCCCTCTGGTG GTTCATCCCAGAGTCTCCTCGGTGGCTGCTCTGTCAGGGaagggtggaggaggcagaggccaTAGTGAGAAAAGCTGCTAAATGGAACAAATGTCAGGCTCCAAGCGTCATCTTTGAAGATCACAGT CTTTATAAGGAAAAAGCTGCCTCggtggaaaaacacaatttcctcGACCTCCTGAGGAAGAGCAGCATCAGAATCACAACCCTCCTTCTCTGCTTGGTGTC GTTCACTGTGACCACTGGATACTTTGGCCTGTCCTTCAGCACAGCTCAACTTCATGCGAACCCCTACATCAGCTGTTTCATCTCAGCAGCCATAGAGGTTCCTGGAAACATCTCCAGCTGGCTAGCTCTGCTATACTTTCCACGACGACACTCTGTCATCGGTGTTTTGCTCCTCGCAGCAGCGCCACTGTTCCTCGTTCAACTTGTGCCTCAaa GAACACAGCGACAGGGACAGTGGGGACCATTTCGAGAGTGGGAACCTGCATTACACCATTTCTGTTGA
- the LOC118301031 gene encoding solute carrier family 22 member 4 isoform X3: protein MKDYATSVAFLGQWGRFQKVVFFLLCSTIVPNGFGAFTLIFLTDVPSHRCLVPDVGVNLTEEWRRSIIPVQVVNGKEELSRCTRYRLDVVRNLSAQGYSPGRDVNLTDLEQEGCVDGWSYSTDVYQSTVVSEFDLVCGDEWKQPLTASVFFVGSLCGSFFSGQLSDRFGRKPVLFATIAVQAIFTFVQVFSVSWIMFLILLFFNGLGQIANFVAALVLGAEILIGNVRVLYSSLGTCLGFAVGYMILPVFAYFVRDWRFLLLASSLPCLVYLPLWWFIPESPRWLLCQGRVEEAEAIVRKAAKWNKCQAPSVIFEDHSVHCDHWILWPVLQHSSTSCEPLHQLFHLSSHRGSWKHLQLASSAILSTTTLCHRCFAPRSSATVPRSTCASKSTKFGSCTGDIGQICFYLWYLHDVCVLSRALPNIPQEHSDRDSGDHFESGNLHYTISVEVE, encoded by the exons ATGAAGGACTACGCCACCAGCGTGGCTTTCCTGGGACAATGGGGGCGATTCCAGAAGGTGGTGttcttcctgctctgctccACCATCGTCCCCAACGGATTCGGTGCCTTCACGCTCATCTTCCTGACGGACGTGCCGAGTCATCGCTGCCTGGTTCCCGACGTCGGCGTCAACCTCACCGAAGAATGGCGCAGGTCCATCATCCCGGTGCAG GTGGTGAACGGGAAAGAGGAGCTGAGCAGATGCACCAGGTACAGGCTGGACGTGGTCAGAAATCTCTCTGCTCAGGGATACAGTCCTGGCCGGGACGTCAACCTCACTGACCTGGAGCAGGAGGGCTGTGTGGACGGATGGAGCTACAGCACGGACGTCTACCAGTCCACTGTCGTCTCTGAG TTTGACCTGGTGTGCGGTGACGAGTGGAAGCAGCCTTTAACCGCCTCAGTTTTCTTCGTGGGAAGTCTGTGTGGATCCTTCTTCTCTGGACAGCTCTCAGACAG ATTTGGAAGGAAACCTGTTCTTTTTGCAACTATAGCAGTTCAGGCGATTTTTACGTTCGTTCAAGTCTTCTCTGTGTCATGGATTAtgttcctcatcctccttttctTCAATGGTTTGGGGCAGATTGCCAACTTTGTAGCTGCTCTAGTGCTGG GAGCTGAGATCTTAATTGGCAACGTGCGAGTTCTTTACTCCTCTTTAGGCACATGTTTAGGCTTTGCTGTGGGCTATATGATACTGCCCGTCTTCGCTTACTTTGTAAGGGACTGGAGATTTCTCCTGTTGGCTTCATCTCTGCCTTGCCTGGTCTACCTCCCCCTCTGGTG GTTCATCCCAGAGTCTCCTCGGTGGCTGCTCTGTCAGGGaagggtggaggaggcagaggccaTAGTGAGAAAAGCTGCTAAATGGAACAAATGTCAGGCTCCAAGCGTCATCTTTGAAGATCACAGT GTTCACTGTGACCACTGGATACTTTGGCCTGTCCTTCAGCACAGCTCAACTTCATGCGAACCCCTACATCAGCTGTTTCATCTCAGCAGCCATAGAGGTTCCTGGAAACATCTCCAGCTGGCTAGCTCTGCTATACTTTCCACGACGACACTCTGTCATCGGTGTTTTGCTCCTCGCAGCAGCGCCACTGTTCCTCGTTCAACTTGTGCCTCAaa ATCTACCAAATTTGGCTCTTGCACTGGAGATATTGGGCAAATATGCTTTTACCTGTGGTATCTCCATGATGTTTGCGTACTCAGCAGAGCTTTACCCAACATTCCTCAGGAACACAGCGACAGGGACAGTGGGGACCATTTCGAGAGTGGGAACCTGCATTACACCATTTCTGTTGAAGTTGA ataa
- the LOC118301031 gene encoding solute carrier family 22 member 5 isoform X1 — MKDYATSVAFLGQWGRFQKVVFFLLCSTIVPNGFGAFTLIFLTDVPSHRCLVPDVGVNLTEEWRRSIIPVQVVNGKEELSRCTRYRLDVVRNLSAQGYSPGRDVNLTDLEQEGCVDGWSYSTDVYQSTVVSEFDLVCGDEWKQPLTASVFFVGSLCGSFFSGQLSDRFGRKPVLFATIAVQAIFTFVQVFSVSWIMFLILLFFNGLGQIANFVAALVLGAEILIGNVRVLYSSLGTCLGFAVGYMILPVFAYFVRDWRFLLLASSLPCLVYLPLWWFIPESPRWLLCQGRVEEAEAIVRKAAKWNKCQAPSVIFEDHSLYKEKAASVEKHNFLDLLRKSSIRITTLLLCLVSFTVTTGYFGLSFSTAQLHANPYISCFISAAIEVPGNISSWLALLYFPRRHSVIGVLLLAAAPLFLVQLVPQNLPNLALALEILGKYAFTCGISMMFAYSAELYPTFLRNTATGTVGTISRVGTCITPFLLKLNKYMKYLPHITLGTMAVVSAFATLFLPESFGRPLPETTEQMKKRERIKFPCIKGEKTPVPLECPDSPL; from the exons ATGAAGGACTACGCCACCAGCGTGGCTTTCCTGGGACAATGGGGGCGATTCCAGAAGGTGGTGttcttcctgctctgctccACCATCGTCCCCAACGGATTCGGTGCCTTCACGCTCATCTTCCTGACGGACGTGCCGAGTCATCGCTGCCTGGTTCCCGACGTCGGCGTCAACCTCACCGAAGAATGGCGCAGGTCCATCATCCCGGTGCAG GTGGTGAACGGGAAAGAGGAGCTGAGCAGATGCACCAGGTACAGGCTGGACGTGGTCAGAAATCTCTCTGCTCAGGGATACAGTCCTGGCCGGGACGTCAACCTCACTGACCTGGAGCAGGAGGGCTGTGTGGACGGATGGAGCTACAGCACGGACGTCTACCAGTCCACTGTCGTCTCTGAG TTTGACCTGGTGTGCGGTGACGAGTGGAAGCAGCCTTTAACCGCCTCAGTTTTCTTCGTGGGAAGTCTGTGTGGATCCTTCTTCTCTGGACAGCTCTCAGACAG ATTTGGAAGGAAACCTGTTCTTTTTGCAACTATAGCAGTTCAGGCGATTTTTACGTTCGTTCAAGTCTTCTCTGTGTCATGGATTAtgttcctcatcctccttttctTCAATGGTTTGGGGCAGATTGCCAACTTTGTAGCTGCTCTAGTGCTGG GAGCTGAGATCTTAATTGGCAACGTGCGAGTTCTTTACTCCTCTTTAGGCACATGTTTAGGCTTTGCTGTGGGCTATATGATACTGCCCGTCTTCGCTTACTTTGTAAGGGACTGGAGATTTCTCCTGTTGGCTTCATCTCTGCCTTGCCTGGTCTACCTCCCCCTCTGGTG GTTCATCCCAGAGTCTCCTCGGTGGCTGCTCTGTCAGGGaagggtggaggaggcagaggccaTAGTGAGAAAAGCTGCTAAATGGAACAAATGTCAGGCTCCAAGCGTCATCTTTGAAGATCACAGT CTTTATAAGGAAAAAGCTGCCTCggtggaaaaacacaatttcctcGACCTCCTGAGGAAGAGCAGCATCAGAATCACAACCCTCCTTCTCTGCTTGGTGTC GTTCACTGTGACCACTGGATACTTTGGCCTGTCCTTCAGCACAGCTCAACTTCATGCGAACCCCTACATCAGCTGTTTCATCTCAGCAGCCATAGAGGTTCCTGGAAACATCTCCAGCTGGCTAGCTCTGCTATACTTTCCACGACGACACTCTGTCATCGGTGTTTTGCTCCTCGCAGCAGCGCCACTGTTCCTCGTTCAACTTGTGCCTCAaa ATCTACCAAATTTGGCTCTTGCACTGGAGATATTGGGCAAATATGCTTTTACCTGTGGTATCTCCATGATGTTTGCGTACTCAGCAGAGCTTTACCCAACATTCCTCAGGAACACAGCGACAGGGACAGTGGGGACCATTTCGAGAGTGGGAACCTGCATTACACCATTTCTGTTGAAGTTGA ataaatacATGAAGTACCTTCCTCATATTACTCTGGGGACTATGGCTGTTGTGTCTGCTTTTGCCACGCTCTTCCTTCCAGAGAGTTTTGGACGACCTCTACctgaaactactgaacagatgaaaaaaagagaaag GATAAAGTTTCCATGcatcaagggggaaaaaaccccagtACCCTTGGAATGCCCGGACAGTCCGTTATGA
- the LOC118301031 gene encoding solute carrier family 22 member 4 isoform X2, translated as MKDYATSVAFLGQWGRFQKVVFFLLCSTIVPNGFGAFTLIFLTDVPSHRCLVPDVGVNLTEEWRRSIIPVQVVNGKEELSRCTRYRLDVVRNLSAQGYSPGRDVNLTDLEQEGCVDGWSYSTDVYQSTVVSEFDLVCGDEWKQPLTASVFFVGSLCGSFFSGQLSDRFGRKPVLFATIAVQAIFTFVQVFSVSWIMFLILLFFNGLGQIANFVAALVLGAEILIGNVRVLYSSLGTCLGFAVGYMILPVFAYFVRDWRFLLLASSLPCLVYLPLWWFIPESPRWLLCQGRVEEAEAIVRKAAKWNKCQAPSVIFEDHSVHCDHWILWPVLQHSSTSCEPLHQLFHLSSHRGSWKHLQLASSAILSTTTLCHRCFAPRSSATVPRSTCASKNTATGTVGTISRVGTCITPFLLKLNKYMKYLPHITLGTMAVVSAFATLFLPESFGRPLPETTEQMKKRERIKFPCIKGEKTPVPLECPDSPL; from the exons ATGAAGGACTACGCCACCAGCGTGGCTTTCCTGGGACAATGGGGGCGATTCCAGAAGGTGGTGttcttcctgctctgctccACCATCGTCCCCAACGGATTCGGTGCCTTCACGCTCATCTTCCTGACGGACGTGCCGAGTCATCGCTGCCTGGTTCCCGACGTCGGCGTCAACCTCACCGAAGAATGGCGCAGGTCCATCATCCCGGTGCAG GTGGTGAACGGGAAAGAGGAGCTGAGCAGATGCACCAGGTACAGGCTGGACGTGGTCAGAAATCTCTCTGCTCAGGGATACAGTCCTGGCCGGGACGTCAACCTCACTGACCTGGAGCAGGAGGGCTGTGTGGACGGATGGAGCTACAGCACGGACGTCTACCAGTCCACTGTCGTCTCTGAG TTTGACCTGGTGTGCGGTGACGAGTGGAAGCAGCCTTTAACCGCCTCAGTTTTCTTCGTGGGAAGTCTGTGTGGATCCTTCTTCTCTGGACAGCTCTCAGACAG ATTTGGAAGGAAACCTGTTCTTTTTGCAACTATAGCAGTTCAGGCGATTTTTACGTTCGTTCAAGTCTTCTCTGTGTCATGGATTAtgttcctcatcctccttttctTCAATGGTTTGGGGCAGATTGCCAACTTTGTAGCTGCTCTAGTGCTGG GAGCTGAGATCTTAATTGGCAACGTGCGAGTTCTTTACTCCTCTTTAGGCACATGTTTAGGCTTTGCTGTGGGCTATATGATACTGCCCGTCTTCGCTTACTTTGTAAGGGACTGGAGATTTCTCCTGTTGGCTTCATCTCTGCCTTGCCTGGTCTACCTCCCCCTCTGGTG GTTCATCCCAGAGTCTCCTCGGTGGCTGCTCTGTCAGGGaagggtggaggaggcagaggccaTAGTGAGAAAAGCTGCTAAATGGAACAAATGTCAGGCTCCAAGCGTCATCTTTGAAGATCACAGT GTTCACTGTGACCACTGGATACTTTGGCCTGTCCTTCAGCACAGCTCAACTTCATGCGAACCCCTACATCAGCTGTTTCATCTCAGCAGCCATAGAGGTTCCTGGAAACATCTCCAGCTGGCTAGCTCTGCTATACTTTCCACGACGACACTCTGTCATCGGTGTTTTGCTCCTCGCAGCAGCGCCACTGTTCCTCGTTCAACTTGTGCCTCAaa GAACACAGCGACAGGGACAGTGGGGACCATTTCGAGAGTGGGAACCTGCATTACACCATTTCTGTTGAAGTTGA ataaatacATGAAGTACCTTCCTCATATTACTCTGGGGACTATGGCTGTTGTGTCTGCTTTTGCCACGCTCTTCCTTCCAGAGAGTTTTGGACGACCTCTACctgaaactactgaacagatgaaaaaaagagaaag GATAAAGTTTCCATGcatcaagggggaaaaaaccccagtACCCTTGGAATGCCCGGACAGTCCGTTATGA